In Zingiber officinale cultivar Zhangliang chromosome 8B, Zo_v1.1, whole genome shotgun sequence, a single genomic region encodes these proteins:
- the LOC122014133 gene encoding nucleolar protein dao-5-like, whose amino-acid sequence MEERTSRNQFQPFRFWMPSWTSPNGRTWRPTPNRQRSIAGSSSQPSAQAKSISPMPTSASPRPTAARKGSQLPCMNVPHKHHSAQPHPRDQNSRPPVQSRMKIKSPSTMREASKAPVQIQPSSDKQPRVAQVKSRPPETKSNPTNQPILQTIASPSSAITLLHKLQAQATSVEKDTKLSSKSSGNPVRRESNLRHVTVNAMEKPEPSQLHNVEDTSKQSEDSDLKPESVNIKTEVASVSSDVNIEQRRSSNEKERKITIFPVSKDSFTGGKRAIYGEEIKEGLSTLKQKITAANSGQGRSKGSSVNVITLAGKNNGASMVIGYDDKLGEDNRNGETAFASSINNNVQSINNSAIDQSSCSVRHPGVHLKICNRSSETLASDKAMKPQNTEPRTFAPLQGQMTSQEPRIRRRCLRALFMESGESDIENPQKPRRHGCRFSCEEKRKMEKGTSRGS is encoded by the coding sequence ATGGAAGAAAGAACGAGTCGGAACCAGTTTCAACCGTTTCGCTTTTGGATGCCATCCTGGACTAGCCCGAATGGAAGAACTTGGCGTCCTACTCCAAACAGACAAAGATCGATCGCCGGTTCTTCATCCCAGCCTTCAGCCCAGGCAAAATCAATATCTCCCATGCCAACATCAGCATCTCCAAGACCAACCGCAGCTCGAAAAGGTTCTCAACTGCCATGTATGAATGTACCACACAAGCACCATTCGGCGCAGCCCCATCCCAGAGACCAAAATAGCAGACCGCCAGTGCAGTCTCGGATGAAGATCAAGTCCCCATCGACAATGAGAGAAGCCTCAAAAGCCCCCGTGCAGATTCAACCGAGTTCCGATAAACAACCGAGAGTTGCTCAGGTGAAGTCACGACCTCCTGAAACAAAGAGCAACCCAACAAATCAGCCAATTTTACAAACAATAGCCTCTCCCTCTTCAGCCATCACATTGCTGCATAAGTTGCAGGCACAAGCAACATCCGTAGAAAAAGATACAAAACTAAGTTCTAAGTCGTCGGGGAACCCCGTAAGGCGGGAATCGAATCTCCGACATGTAACTGTTAATGCCATGGAGAAACCTGAGCCTTCACAACTACACAACGTAGAAGACACATCCAAACAAAGTGAAGACTCAGACTTGAAACCTGAATCCGTCAACATAAAAACCGAAGTAGCCTCGGTATCCAGTGATGTTAACATAGAACAGAGACGGAGTTCTAACGAAAAGGAGCGCAAAATTACAATTTTCCCTGTGTCGAAAGATTCATTCACCGGCGGCAAGCGAGCTATTTACGGGGAGGAGATCAAGGAAGGCCTTTCTACACTAAAACAGAAGATAACTGCTGCCAATTCTGGTCAAGGAAGGAGTAAAGGTTCATCAGTGAATGTCATTACTTTAGCAGGCAAAAACAATGGAGCATCCATGGTTATAGGCTACGACGATAAGCTCGGTGAGGACAATCGCAATGGAGAGACGGCTTTCGCCTCCAGCATCAACAATAATGTTCAAAGCATCAATAACTCGGCCATCGATCAGAGTTCATGCAGTGTTAGGCACCCAGGCGTACACTTGAAGATATGTAACCGATCATCGGAAACTTTGGCTTCCGATAAGGCAATGAAGCCTCAAAATACTGAACCGAGGACTTTCGCGCCACTCCAAGGCCAAATGACCTCTCAAGAACCAAGAATCCGAAGACGATGCCTTCGAGCATTGTTTATGGAATCCGGCGAGAGCGATATCGAAAACCCCCAAAAGCCTCGGCGTCATGGATGCCGCTTCAGCTGTGAAGAGAAGAGGAAAATGGAGAAGGGTACAAGTAGAGGGAGCTGA
- the LOC122016508 gene encoding phytolongin Phyl1.2-like — protein MVPLLAADPEHPIIYVCVAHGTTVLAELSRCAADAPLDGDENHHLPSQLADQCLAFAPRFHRQYSHTAGGRIYAFLMADPLVFFAIADDDKPLAPLLLLERLRDSFSSSAVLHRRCSSLSEPLPRLFLQEDFLPELRRMVLSLGSWTEEPPPSTAIPNPVTNVPLPSHSDEDQNQKKKNSKMAISVVDRDIDDSDPGNGDSNSAPKLWSQYVRKIILIDLLLCSLLLVAWILVCRGFQCISH, from the coding sequence ATGGTTCCTTTGCTCGCCGCCGATCCTGAGCATCCGATTATCTATGTGTGCGTCGCCCATGGTACCACCGTCCTCGCTGAGCTCTCTCGCTGCGCCGCCGATGCACCCCTCGACGGCGACGAGAACCACCATCTGCCTTCGCAGCTCGCGGACCAGTGCCTCGCCTTCGCGCCCCGCTTCCACCGCCAATACTCCCACACTGCCGGCGGGCGGATCTATGCATTCCTCATGGCCGACCCTCTCGTATTCTTCGCCATCGCCGACGACGACAAGCCCCTCGCCCCCCTCCTTCTCCTCGAGCGCCTCCGcgactcattctcctcctctgcgGTCCTCCATCGCCGCTGCTCCTCCTTATCCGAACCCCTCCCACGGCTTTTCCTCCAGGAGGACTTCCTCCCGGAGCTCCGCCGCATGGTGCTATCCCTCGGCTCCTGGACAGAGGAGCCTCCCCCATCGACCGCCATCCCTAATCCCGTTACCAATGTTCCTCTTCCATCGCACTCAGACGAGGATCagaatcaaaagaagaagaacagtaagaTGGCGATTTCAGTCGTCGATCGCGACATTGACGATTCCGACCCTGGAAATGGTGATTCGAACTCGGCTCCCAAACTCTGGAGCCAGTATGTTCGGAAAATCATTCTCATCGATCTCCTGCTCTGCTCCCTTCTCCTTGTAGCTTGGATATTGGTTTGCCGGGGCTTCCAATGCATCAGCCATTGA
- the LOC122016507 gene encoding starch synthase 1, chloroplastic/amyloplastic-like: MELLRARPSPQAAASLRPSYRHRFLSVGPLRRSIALRCKREDQDWPTLASGKPAEAENGPLMALPSARVELNGNGMVSVSGILDTITEVEDSSLFSNTIVNEIEQDKVLVSGNVLDLTAEENEIDEQEKSKASITHNIIFVSSEAAPYSKTGGLADVCGSLPIALASRGHRVMVITPRYLNGVSDKNFVNATDLMVRIKVSCFGGEHEISFFHEYREGVDWVFVDHPAYHRPGNPYGDSSGAFGDNQFRFTILSYAACEAPLVLPLGGYTYGEKSLFVINDWHTSLVSVLLAAKYRPHGVYKDARSVLVIHNLAHQGVEPAITFSNLALPTEWYSALEWIFPTWARKHALDRGEAVNFLKSAIVTCDRIVTVSQGYSWEITTSEGGNGLNELLSNRKYVLNGITNGIDVDEWNPTSDKHIPFHYSIDDLSGKTQCKAALQTELGLPVRPDTPLIGFIGRLDYQKGTDLICSALPELLQDDVQFVMLGSGDAKTESWMRWAESVYNEKFRGWVGFNVPVSHRITAGCDIFLMPSRFEPCGLNQMYSMRYGTVPVVSSTGGLKDTVENFNPYANDGSGQGTGWRFSPFCKEAMLAALRMAIQTYREHKTSWEGLMQRGMSKDYTWNSAAIQYEQVFNWAFTDPPYV, translated from the exons ATGGAATTGCTGCGCGCTCGACCCTCTCCCCAGGCCGCCGCCAGCTTGAGGCCGTCGTATCGGCACCGGTTCCTCTCCGTCGGACCGCTTCGTCGGAGCATAGCGTTGCGGTGTAAAAGAGAGGACCAGGACTGGCCGACCCTGGCTTCCGGGAAACCGGCGGAGGCAGAGAATGGCCCGCTGATGGCTCTTCCTAGCGCTCGGGTTGAACTCAATG GCAATGGAATGGTCTCAGTTTCTGGAATTCTTGATACCATTACTGAAGTTGAAGATTCTAGCCTTTTCTCTAATACCATTGTCAACGAAATTGAGCAAGACAAAGTTTTAGTTTCTGGCAATGTTCTGGATCTTACTGCAGAAGAGAATGAAATTGATGAACAAGAGAAATCCAAGGCTAGTATAACtcataatattatttttgttagCTCTGAAGCTGCTCCTTACTCAAAAACAGGAGGATTAGCGGATGTTTGTGGTTCATTACCTATTGCTCTTGCCTCAAGAGGACATCGAGTAATGGTGATCACTCCAAGATACCTAAATGGTGTTTCGGATAAAAACTTTGTTAATGCAACTGATCTCATGGTGCGCATCAAAGTTTCATGCTTTGGAGGAGAGCATGAAATCTCTTTCTTTCATGAATACAGAGAGGGTGTTGATTGG GTATTTGTTGATCATCCTGCTTATCACAGACCTGGAAATCCGTATGGCGATTCAAGTGGAGCTTTTGGTGACAATCAG TTCAGGTTTACAATCTTGTCATATGCAGCTTGTGAGGCTCCATTAGTGCTACCTCTGGGAGGTTATACATATGGAGAGAAAAGCCTTTTCGTTATTAATGATTGGCACACATCACTTGTATCAGT TCTTCTAGCTGCAAAATATCGTCCACATGGTGTTTACAAAGATGCTCGCAGCGTACTTGTTATTCATAACCTCGCCCACCAG GGTGTAGAACCAGCAATTACATTTAGCAACTTGGCACTGCCTACAGAGTGGTATAGTGCTCTTGAATGGATTTTTCCTACTTGGGCTCGAAAGCATGCGCTTGACAGGGGTGAGGCGGTTAATTTTCTTAAGAGTGCAATTGTTACATGCGATCGAATAGTCACTGTCAGTCAG GGTTACTCTTGGGAAATTACAACTTCAGAAGGTGGGAATGGTCTGAATGAGCTTCTAAGTAACCGAAAATATGTTTTGAATG GAATCACAAATGGGATTGACGTCGATGAATGGAATCCTACTTCAGACAAACATATCCCGTTCCATTATTCAATTGATGATCTCTCTGGAAAG ACTCAGTGCAAAGCAGCTTTACAGACGGAGCTTGGTCTTCCTGTCAGGCCTGATACCCCACTG ATTGGATTCATTGGAAGATTGGATTATCAAAAGGGCACTGATTTGATCTGTTCAGCATTGCCAGAGTTGTTGCAAGATGACGTCCAATTT GTTATGCTTGGATCAGGGGATGCAAAAACTGAAAGTTGGATGCGTTGGGCCGAATCTGTCTACAACGAAAAGTTCCGTGGATGGGTCGGATTTAACGTCCCAGTTTCTCATAGAATAACTGCTGG TTGTGACATATTCTTAATGCCCTCGAGATTCGAACCCTGCGGCTTGAATCAGATGTACTCCATGAGATATGGGACTGTCCCTGTCGTCAGCTCCACCGGCGGCCTCAAA GATACTGTTGAGAATTTCAATCCCTACGCAAACGATGGCAGTGGTCAAGGAACAGG GTGGAGATTCTCACCATTTTGCAAGGAGGCCATGCTAGCA GCATTGAGGATGGCAATTCAAACGTACAGAGAACATAAAACATCCTGGGAAGGGCTCATGCAGCGGGGAATGTCAAAAGATTACACCTGGAACAGTGCTGCGATCCAATACGAACAGGTCTTTAACTGGGCATTTACAGATCCTCCATACGTTTGA